One genomic segment of Streptomyces niveus includes these proteins:
- a CDS encoding class I SAM-dependent methyltransferase, producing MNKRGADGSAGDADYGAIGGGYRDHRRPDERIAARINEALGLSRTVVNVGAGAGSYEAADLEVTAVEPSASMRAQRPAHLPAAIDAVAEDLPFGDDTFDAAMATFSIHQWSDFEAGLREMRRVARGPVVVLTCDPDLVREFWLYEYAPAVLDTEARRYPSIETIARTLDGEVSVRPVPIPADCTDGFNEAYYARPERLLDPGARQACSAWSFVDADERERYAEALRRDLDSGAWDRRHGSLRQQPVLLGSLVLIRAIPS from the coding sequence ATGAACAAAAGGGGAGCGGACGGCAGCGCGGGGGACGCGGACTACGGCGCGATCGGTGGTGGGTACCGCGACCACCGGCGGCCCGACGAGCGGATTGCCGCACGGATCAACGAGGCGCTCGGGCTGTCGCGGACGGTCGTCAACGTCGGCGCGGGAGCGGGCTCCTACGAGGCGGCCGATCTGGAGGTGACCGCGGTCGAGCCGTCGGCGTCCATGCGGGCACAGCGGCCGGCGCATCTTCCGGCCGCCATCGACGCGGTGGCGGAGGACCTGCCGTTCGGGGACGACACCTTCGACGCGGCGATGGCCACGTTCAGCATCCACCAGTGGAGCGACTTCGAGGCCGGGCTCCGCGAGATGCGCCGCGTGGCGCGCGGGCCGGTGGTGGTGCTGACCTGCGACCCGGACCTGGTACGGGAGTTCTGGCTGTACGAGTACGCGCCGGCGGTCCTGGACACCGAGGCCCGGCGCTACCCGTCGATCGAGACCATCGCCCGGACGCTGGACGGCGAGGTGTCGGTCCGGCCGGTGCCGATTCCGGCGGACTGCACGGACGGCTTCAACGAGGCGTACTACGCGCGCCCCGAGCGGCTGCTCGACCCGGGGGCCCGGCAGGCGTGTTCGGCCTGGAGCTTCGTCGACGCCGATGAGCGCGAACGGTACGCCGAAGCGCTCCGGCGCGATCTCGACTCGGGCGCCTGGGACCGGCGCCACGGCTCGCTGCGCCAACAGCCGGTCCTGCTGGGGTCGTTGGTCCTCATCCGCGCGATCCCGTCGTAG
- a CDS encoding APC family permease gives MSGTHGKKSNTKSTRSAAVPGSKPLRELDAQQLRVLRSVGREWRRVSAEPDVWRRALPVDPDLGSLPTPAQITPARFGRVVRVSPFGPTAPTAAPSPLAPAGTAEGGPPAPDAEPRPVDRPRAVYRLRRLLLGPALASTALARERMRKLVALPVLSADALSSVAYGPEAMLAVLVLAGTAGLGYSIPIAATIVFLMLAIGVSYRQTIRAYPRGGGSYIVASDNLGLFPGLAAAAGLMTDYILTVAVSISAGVAAITSAVPSLASSNVLIGVLAILVLLACNLRGIRQAGAIFAAPTYAFVIAMLALIVAGLVDAAGRDFHTVPHPPLNATEGLGILLVMRAFASGATAMTGIEAISNAVPAFKPVEWRNARTTLSWMVGLLVVLFAGIIALVHFSGILPRSQETVLSQLAHLSFGSGPMYVFTQAATAAVLLLAANTAFNDFPRVLSLLARDDHAPRLFARMGDRLAFSNGIILLSVAAGLVYVAFDGRTASLIPLYAVGVFLAFTLSQAGMVVHWWRLRDRHWRKSLLFNATGSLLSAIVLITAGITKFTEGAWVALVAVALFLVVTTRIRRHYDTVAAALRLQRHAIELPHHTITPRAVVPPKGVEGVDGSPASRELRDPRAFDETERARGAEEAEEVPEEIRHLSLVPIQTLDRAGMRALAYAASLQQPVLVIHVSTGAAEAERFRDQWLLWGDHLPLQELVSPYRAVIAPLVNYIEALHHQRPDLTLTVILPEIVVSQRRYSALHSRTAPRLRRALRPLRKVVVTTVPFHV, from the coding sequence ATGTCGGGCACTCACGGTAAGAAGTCGAACACCAAGAGCACGCGGAGTGCGGCGGTACCGGGCAGCAAGCCCCTTCGCGAACTCGACGCCCAGCAACTGCGCGTACTGCGCAGTGTGGGACGCGAATGGCGGCGGGTGTCGGCGGAGCCCGACGTATGGCGGCGCGCACTGCCGGTCGACCCGGATCTCGGGAGCCTCCCCACCCCGGCCCAGATCACGCCGGCCCGCTTCGGACGGGTCGTCCGGGTGTCCCCGTTCGGCCCGACGGCGCCGACCGCAGCGCCGTCCCCGCTCGCCCCCGCCGGCACTGCGGAGGGAGGGCCACCGGCTCCCGACGCCGAACCCCGCCCGGTCGACCGGCCACGGGCCGTCTACCGGCTGCGACGCCTGTTGCTCGGACCGGCGCTGGCGAGCACCGCCCTCGCCCGCGAGCGGATGCGCAAACTGGTCGCCCTGCCCGTCCTGTCCGCCGACGCGCTCTCCTCCGTCGCGTACGGTCCGGAGGCGATGCTCGCCGTCCTGGTCCTCGCGGGCACCGCCGGGCTCGGCTACTCGATCCCCATCGCGGCCACCATCGTGTTCCTGATGCTGGCCATCGGCGTCTCGTACCGGCAGACCATCCGCGCCTATCCGCGAGGCGGCGGCTCCTACATCGTCGCCAGCGACAACCTGGGGCTCTTTCCGGGGCTCGCGGCCGCCGCCGGACTGATGACCGACTACATCCTCACCGTCGCGGTGTCCATCTCGGCCGGTGTCGCCGCCATCACCTCGGCCGTACCGTCACTCGCCTCCTCCAACGTGCTGATCGGCGTCCTCGCCATCCTCGTCCTCCTCGCCTGCAACCTGCGCGGGATCCGGCAGGCCGGCGCGATCTTCGCCGCGCCGACGTACGCCTTCGTCATCGCGATGCTGGCGCTGATCGTCGCCGGCCTCGTCGACGCGGCCGGCCGGGACTTCCACACCGTGCCCCACCCGCCCCTCAACGCCACGGAAGGGCTCGGCATCCTCCTGGTGATGCGGGCCTTCGCCTCCGGAGCGACGGCCATGACCGGCATCGAGGCGATCTCGAACGCGGTACCGGCGTTCAAGCCCGTCGAGTGGCGCAACGCCCGCACCACACTGAGCTGGATGGTCGGTCTCCTCGTCGTCCTGTTCGCGGGCATCATCGCCCTCGTCCACTTCAGCGGGATCCTGCCGCGGTCCCAGGAGACGGTGCTGTCCCAGCTCGCCCATCTCAGCTTCGGCTCGGGCCCGATGTACGTCTTCACGCAGGCCGCCACCGCGGCCGTACTGCTCCTCGCGGCCAACACCGCCTTCAACGACTTCCCGCGCGTGCTGTCCCTGCTGGCCCGCGACGACCACGCGCCCCGCCTCTTCGCGCGGATGGGTGACCGGCTCGCCTTCAGCAACGGCATCATCCTGCTGTCGGTCGCGGCCGGGCTGGTGTACGTGGCGTTCGACGGCCGCACGGCGTCACTCATCCCGCTGTACGCGGTCGGCGTCTTCCTCGCCTTCACGCTGTCCCAGGCCGGAATGGTGGTCCACTGGTGGCGTCTGAGGGACCGTCACTGGCGCAAGAGCCTGCTGTTCAACGCGACGGGGAGTCTGCTCTCCGCGATCGTCCTCATCACGGCGGGCATCACCAAGTTCACCGAAGGCGCCTGGGTCGCGCTCGTCGCGGTCGCGCTGTTCCTCGTCGTCACGACGCGCATCCGGCGCCACTACGACACCGTCGCCGCGGCGCTGCGCCTCCAACGGCACGCGATCGAACTCCCGCACCACACCATCACGCCGCGCGCCGTCGTCCCGCCCAAGGGCGTCGAGGGTGTCGACGGTTCACCGGCCTCGCGCGAGCTGCGGGACCCGCGGGCCTTCGACGAGACGGAGCGCGCGCGGGGAGCGGAAGAGGCCGAGGAGGTGCCCGAGGAGATCCGGCATCTCTCCCTCGTACCGATCCAGACGCTGGACCGAGCCGGTATGCGCGCCCTCGCGTACGCCGCCTCGCTCCAGCAGCCCGTCCTCGTCATCCACGTCAGCACCGGCGCCGCGGAGGCCGAACGCTTCCGCGACCAGTGGCTGTTGTGGGGCGACCACCTGCCCCTCCAGGAGCTCGTCTCTCCCTATCGCGCCGTCATCGCCCCCCTCGTCAACTACATCGAGGCCCTGCACCACCAGCGGCCCGACCTCACTCTCACCGTGATCCTTCCGGAGATCGTGGTGAGCCAACGGCGCTACAGCGCGCTGCACAGCCGGACCGCTCCCCGGCTGCGCCGGGCGCTCCGCCCCCTGCGCAAGGTCGTCGTCACCACGGTCCCGTTCCATGTCTGA